The following are from one region of the Capsicum annuum cultivar UCD-10X-F1 chromosome 1, UCD10Xv1.1, whole genome shotgun sequence genome:
- the LOC107864274 gene encoding glycosyl hydrolase 5 family protein — MTKLATTFIFLCTFVTFSHCLPLSTSSRWIIDDESGKRVKLVCVNWAGHLQTMLPEGLDQQPISHIARHISLMGFNCVRLTWATYMFTRYSNLTVAQSFMNNGLHDAISRIEKKNPHLLGLTVVKAQWTVIKELGRHGVMLVLDNHVSEPMWCCGSNDGNGFWGDKYFQPEEWLEGLDIVAKIYKDLPMVIGVSLRNELRGPLQNQNVWYENVEKGAKTIHRANPNLLIIISGLNYDLDFTFLKQKPLNLHMRNKIVYEIHRYAFTKGQANWFLTQPLNKVCDTIKEEIMNVSGFLLRGENAAPLFFSEFGGDQRGMNPSSNRFMGCILSFLADLDLDWAVWALQGNYYTRQGVPGMEEPFGMFNYTWNSLTSPQYHAKLQLIQQNLRDPKSKQPMYHLLYHPQSGKCLNVAPNNVVYASDCIRASRWSHDGDDTPIQLTGTSLCLTTSREGLPVTLSTDCNEQSTWKLASNYQLSNIDENGMELCLEYDTYSSSSKVLVRKCVGLDGKSIDNPQTQWFKFVSANV; from the exons ATGACAAAATTAGccacaacttttatttttctttgcactttTGTAACTTTTTCTCATTGCTTACCATTATCAACTAGTTCAAGATGGATAATAGATGATGAAAGTGGTAAAAGAGTGAAATTAGTTTGTGTAAATTGGGCCGGTCACTTACAAACCATGTTACCGGAAGGCCTGGATCAGCAGCCCATTAGCCATATTGCTAGGCACATATCATTAATGGGCTTCAATTGTGTTCGTCTTACATGGGCTACTTACATGTTCACTCGATATTCAAATCTTACCGTGGCCCAATCGTTTATGAACAATGGGCTTCATGATGCTATATCAAGAATAGAGAAGAAGAATCCCCATCTTTTGGGCCTTACTGTTGTTAAGGCCCAATGGACCGTGATTAAGGAGTTGGGCCGCCATGGTGTTATGTTGGTTCTTGACAATCATGTTAGTGAGCCCATGTGGTGTTGTGGAAGTAATGATGGGAATGGATTTTGGGGAGATAAGTATTTTCAACCTGAAGAATGGTTGGAAGGCTTAGATATTGTTGCTAAAATATACAAGGATTTACCAATG GTTATTGGCGTAAGTCTACGTAACGAGCTACGTGGTCCACTTCAAAATCAAAATGTATGGTATGAGAATGTTGAGAAAGGTGCAAAAACAATTCATAGGGCTAACCCTAATCTTCTAATAATCATATCAGGATTAAATTATGATCTTGATTTTACCTTCTTAAAACAAAAACCATTAAACCTACACATGAGAAATAAAATCGTATACGAGATTCATCGTTACGCGTTTACCAAGGGACAAGCTAATTGGTTTTTAACCCAACCACTAAACAAGGTTTGTGATACAATTAAAGAAGAGATTATGAACGTATCAGGATTTTTGCTTAGGGGGGAAAATGCAGCACCTTTATTTTTTAGTGAATTTGGAGGTGACCAAAGGGGTATGAACCCTTCTAGCAATAGGTTCATGGGctgcattctttcattcttagcggatttggatttggattggGCCGTTTGGGCCTTGCAGGGTAACTATTATACCCGACAAGGTGTACCGGGTATGGAGGAGCCGTTTGGGATGTTCAATTATACGTGGAATTCTCTTACAAGTCCTCAATATCATGCAAAGTTACAACTCATTCAACAAAATCTCCGAG ATCCAAAATCAAAGCAACCAATGTACCACTTATTGTATCATCCACAAAGTGGCAAGTGCTTGAATGTTGCACCCAACAATGTTGTATATGCAAGCGATTGCATTAGAGCTAGCCGATGGAGCCACGATGGAGACGACACGCCGATCCAACTAACCGGAACATCCTTGTGCCTTACAACATCAAGAGAGGGACTGCCTGTAACACTTTCAACAGACTGCAATGAGCAAAGTACATGGAAACTTGCTTCAAATTATCAGCTTTCAAACATTGATGAGAATGGGATGGAGTTGTGTTTGGAGTATGAtacttattcttcttcttctaaagtTTTGGTTAGGAAATGTGTTGGCTTAGATGGAAAAAGTATTGATAATCCTCAAACTCAATGGTTCAAGTTTGTGTCAGCcaatgtttag
- the LOC107864295 gene encoding nuclear valosin-containing protein-like isoform X2, translating to MEQKNMLLSALGVGIGVGVGIGLASGQTVSRWAGGGSAANIITPMIMEQEMLNLIANGKDSKVTFDEFPYYLSEQTRVLLTSASFVNLTNANFAKHTRNLSPASRTILLSGPAELYQQMLAKALAHYFNAKLLLLDVTDFSLKMQSKYGGTCKEYYHKRSISETTVGRMSGLFGSFSMLQPKEENKGSLRRQSSGVEIGSIDGSFKAANLRRNASASANLNDITSYNSSGNPAPLMRNSSWAFDEKLLIQTLYKIIVKVSKTSPMVVYLRDVEKVLCRSEKIYVLFQKMLKRLSGSVLILGSRIVDPENDYREIDERLSSIFPYNLEIKPPEEETHLVSWKSQLEEDMKMIQFQDNRNHIMEVLSANDIECEDLGSICMADTMVLSNYIEEIVVSAISYHLMNTKDPEYRNGKLVISSSSLSHGLGVFQEGKSAGKDFLKLEAQAETSKGRESSSTKPEAKTEGILPEKKGEAEAPAPPGNDGNITTPAPKTPEVPPDNEFEKRIRPEVIPASEIGVTFADIGALDELKESLQELVMLPLRRPDLFKGGLLKPCRGILLFGPPGTGKTMLAKAIAREAGASFINVSMSTITSKWFGEDEKNVRALFTLAAKVSPTIIFVDEVDSMLGQRSRAGEHEAMRKIKNEFMTHWDGLLTKAGEKILVLAATNRPFDLDEAIIRRFERRIMVGLPSVENREMIMKTLLAKERVDEGLDFKELAAMTEGYSGSDLKNLCTTAAYRPVRELIQQERIKDLDKKRRAEEAKNAGVAPATDEDKEDKVITIRPLNMEDFKQAKNQVAASFAAGGSIMSELKQWNEAYGEGGSRKKEQLSYFL from the exons ATGGAACAGAAGAATATGTTGTTGTCAGCTTTAGGTGTGGGAATAGGCGTTGGAGTTGGTATTGGATTGGCGTCAGGCCAGACGGTTAGCAGATGGGCTGGTGGTGGATCGGCAGCCAACATTATTACACCGATGATTATGGAGCAAGAGATGCTTAATCTCATAGCAAATGGCAAAGATAGTAAAGTCACCTTTGATGAGTTTCCATATTACTTGAG CGAGCAAACAAGGGTGTTGCTGACAAGTGCTTCTTTTGTTAATTTGACAAATGCCAACTTTGCTAAGCATACTCGCAACCTCTCCCCTGCTAGTCGAACAATTTTGCTGTCAGGACCTGCTG AACTTTATCAACAAATGCTCGCCAAGGCATTGGCTCATTACTTTAATGCCAAGTTGTTGCTACTGGATGTAACTGATTTTTCACTGAAG ATGCAAAGCAAATATGGAGGAACATGCAAAGAATAT TATCATAAAAGGTCGATATCGGAGACAACAGTGGGGAGAATGTCTGGATTGTTTGGATCCTTTTCCATGCTTCAGCCCAAGGAGGAAAACAAAG GTTCATTGCGTAGGCAAAGCAGTGGAGTAGAAATTGGATCAAT AGATGGATCTTTCAAAGCTGCAAATTTGCGTAGGAACGCATCTGCCTCGGCCAATTTGAATGATATAACTTCATATAATTCATCAGGGAATCCAG CTCCACTTATGCGCAACAGTAGCTGGGCTTTCGATGAGAAGCTTCTTATACAGACCTTGTACAAG ATTATTGTCAAAGTATCGAAAACCAGTCCCATGGTTGTGTATCTCAGGGATGTTGAAAAGGTCCTTTGTAGGTCGGAAAAGATATATGTGTTGTTCCAGAAAATGCTGAAGAGATTGTCCGGGTCTGTTCTGATCCTTGGTTCAAGAATTGTGGACCCTGAAAACGACTATAGGGAAATAGATGAAAGGCTTTCTTCAATATTTCCCTATAACCTTGAAATCAAACCCCCAGAAGAGGAAACTCATCTTGTTAGTTGGAAGTCTCAACTAGAGGAGGATATGAAGATGATCCAGTTTCAGGACAACAGAAATCACATAATGGAAGTACTTTCTGCTAACGATATTGAATGTGAAGATCTAGGATCAATTTGTATGGCGGACACCATGGTCCTAAGTAACTATATAGAAGAAATTGTGGTATCAGCAATCTCGTACCATCTGATGAACACAAAGGATCCTGAATACAGAAATGGGAAGCTTGTTATTTCATCTTCAAG CTTGTCCCATGGACTGGGCGTATTTCAGGAAGGAAAATCTGCTGGGAAGGATTTCTTAAAGCTCGAAGCACAAGCTGAAACATCAAAG GGCCGAGAAAGTAGTAGTACAAAACCAGAAGCCAAAACTGAAGGTATCCTCCCAGAAAAGAAAGGTGAAGCTGAAGCTCCGGCTCCACCGGGAAATGATGGGAACATTACAACCCCAGCTCCAAAAACTCCG GAAGTTCCTCCCGACAATGAATTCGAGAAGCGTATAAGGCCTGAAGTTATACCTGCGAGTGAAATTGGTGTGACATTTGCTGATATTGGTGCCTTGGATGAACTTAAAGAATCTCTTCAGGAGTTGGTGATGTTACCCCTGAGGAGACCGGACCTATTCAAAGGTGGCCTTTTGAAGCCGTGCAGAGGAATACTGCTATTTGGGCCTCCTGGCACAGGGAAGACTATGTTGGCAAAGGCCATTGCAAGAGAAGCTGGAGCGAGTTTCATCAATGTGTCTATGTCCACAATTACTTCAAAATGGTTTGGAGAAGATGAGAAAAATGTCCGTGCATTGTTCACTCTTGCAGCTAAGGTCTCTCCCACTATTATCTTTGTGGATGAGGTTGATAGCATGCTTGGCCAGAGATCTAGAGCTGGGGAGCATGAAGCTATGCGGAAAATAAAGAATGAGTTCATGACTCATTGGGATGGGTTACTAACAAAAGCAGGTGAAAAAATTCTTGTTCTTGCTGCTACCAATAGGCCATTTGACCTTGATGAAGCAATTATTAGGCGTTTTGAGAGAAG AATTATGGTTGGTTTACCATCAGTAGAGAACAGGGAAATGATCATGAAAACTCTACTGGCCAAGGAGAGAGTTGATGAAGGATTGGACTTCAAGGAGCTGGCGGCAATGACTGAAGGCTACTCTGGAAGTGATCTCAAG AATCTGTGCACTACTGCTGCATACCGGCCAGTTAGAGAGTTGATACAGCAAGAAAGAATCAAAGACTTG GATAAGAAACGCAGAGCTGAGGAAGCTAAGAATGCTGGAGTTGCTCCAGCTACAGATGAAGATAAGGAGGATAAAGTGATTACCATCCGACCTTTGAATATGGAAGACTTCAAACAAGCCAAAAATCAG GTTGCAGCTAGCTTTGCAGCTGGAGGATCAATAATGAGCGAGCTAAAACAATGGAATGAGGCATATGGCGAAGGAGGATCAAGGAAAAAGGAGCAGTTGTCTTATTTTCTGTAG
- the LOC107864295 gene encoding nuclear valosin-containing protein-like isoform X1 yields the protein MEQKNMLLSALGVGIGVGVGIGLASGQTVSRWAGGGSAANIITPMIMEQEMLNLIANGKDSKVTFDEFPYYLSEQTRVLLTSASFVNLTNANFAKHTRNLSPASRTILLSGPAELYQQMLAKALAHYFNAKLLLLDVTDFSLKMQSKYGGTCKEYYHKRSISETTVGRMSGLFGSFSMLQPKEENKGSLRRQSSGVEIGSIDGSFKAANLRRNASASANLNDITSYNSSGNPAPLMRNSSWAFDEKLLIQTLYKIIVKVSKTSPMVVYLRDVEKVLCRSEKIYVLFQKMLKRLSGSVLILGSRIVDPENDYREIDERLSSIFPYNLEIKPPEEETHLVSWKSQLEEDMKMIQFQDNRNHIMEVLSANDIECEDLGSICMADTMVLSNYIEEIVVSAISYHLMNTKDPEYRNGKLVISSSSLSHGLGVFQEGKSAGKDFLKLEAQAETSKDSQGRESSSTKPEAKTEGILPEKKGEAEAPAPPGNDGNITTPAPKTPEVPPDNEFEKRIRPEVIPASEIGVTFADIGALDELKESLQELVMLPLRRPDLFKGGLLKPCRGILLFGPPGTGKTMLAKAIAREAGASFINVSMSTITSKWFGEDEKNVRALFTLAAKVSPTIIFVDEVDSMLGQRSRAGEHEAMRKIKNEFMTHWDGLLTKAGEKILVLAATNRPFDLDEAIIRRFERRIMVGLPSVENREMIMKTLLAKERVDEGLDFKELAAMTEGYSGSDLKNLCTTAAYRPVRELIQQERIKDLDKKRRAEEAKNAGVAPATDEDKEDKVITIRPLNMEDFKQAKNQVAASFAAGGSIMSELKQWNEAYGEGGSRKKEQLSYFL from the exons ATGGAACAGAAGAATATGTTGTTGTCAGCTTTAGGTGTGGGAATAGGCGTTGGAGTTGGTATTGGATTGGCGTCAGGCCAGACGGTTAGCAGATGGGCTGGTGGTGGATCGGCAGCCAACATTATTACACCGATGATTATGGAGCAAGAGATGCTTAATCTCATAGCAAATGGCAAAGATAGTAAAGTCACCTTTGATGAGTTTCCATATTACTTGAG CGAGCAAACAAGGGTGTTGCTGACAAGTGCTTCTTTTGTTAATTTGACAAATGCCAACTTTGCTAAGCATACTCGCAACCTCTCCCCTGCTAGTCGAACAATTTTGCTGTCAGGACCTGCTG AACTTTATCAACAAATGCTCGCCAAGGCATTGGCTCATTACTTTAATGCCAAGTTGTTGCTACTGGATGTAACTGATTTTTCACTGAAG ATGCAAAGCAAATATGGAGGAACATGCAAAGAATAT TATCATAAAAGGTCGATATCGGAGACAACAGTGGGGAGAATGTCTGGATTGTTTGGATCCTTTTCCATGCTTCAGCCCAAGGAGGAAAACAAAG GTTCATTGCGTAGGCAAAGCAGTGGAGTAGAAATTGGATCAAT AGATGGATCTTTCAAAGCTGCAAATTTGCGTAGGAACGCATCTGCCTCGGCCAATTTGAATGATATAACTTCATATAATTCATCAGGGAATCCAG CTCCACTTATGCGCAACAGTAGCTGGGCTTTCGATGAGAAGCTTCTTATACAGACCTTGTACAAG ATTATTGTCAAAGTATCGAAAACCAGTCCCATGGTTGTGTATCTCAGGGATGTTGAAAAGGTCCTTTGTAGGTCGGAAAAGATATATGTGTTGTTCCAGAAAATGCTGAAGAGATTGTCCGGGTCTGTTCTGATCCTTGGTTCAAGAATTGTGGACCCTGAAAACGACTATAGGGAAATAGATGAAAGGCTTTCTTCAATATTTCCCTATAACCTTGAAATCAAACCCCCAGAAGAGGAAACTCATCTTGTTAGTTGGAAGTCTCAACTAGAGGAGGATATGAAGATGATCCAGTTTCAGGACAACAGAAATCACATAATGGAAGTACTTTCTGCTAACGATATTGAATGTGAAGATCTAGGATCAATTTGTATGGCGGACACCATGGTCCTAAGTAACTATATAGAAGAAATTGTGGTATCAGCAATCTCGTACCATCTGATGAACACAAAGGATCCTGAATACAGAAATGGGAAGCTTGTTATTTCATCTTCAAG CTTGTCCCATGGACTGGGCGTATTTCAGGAAGGAAAATCTGCTGGGAAGGATTTCTTAAAGCTCGAAGCACAAGCTGAAACATCAAAG GATTCTCAGGGCCGAGAAAGTAGTAGTACAAAACCAGAAGCCAAAACTGAAGGTATCCTCCCAGAAAAGAAAGGTGAAGCTGAAGCTCCGGCTCCACCGGGAAATGATGGGAACATTACAACCCCAGCTCCAAAAACTCCG GAAGTTCCTCCCGACAATGAATTCGAGAAGCGTATAAGGCCTGAAGTTATACCTGCGAGTGAAATTGGTGTGACATTTGCTGATATTGGTGCCTTGGATGAACTTAAAGAATCTCTTCAGGAGTTGGTGATGTTACCCCTGAGGAGACCGGACCTATTCAAAGGTGGCCTTTTGAAGCCGTGCAGAGGAATACTGCTATTTGGGCCTCCTGGCACAGGGAAGACTATGTTGGCAAAGGCCATTGCAAGAGAAGCTGGAGCGAGTTTCATCAATGTGTCTATGTCCACAATTACTTCAAAATGGTTTGGAGAAGATGAGAAAAATGTCCGTGCATTGTTCACTCTTGCAGCTAAGGTCTCTCCCACTATTATCTTTGTGGATGAGGTTGATAGCATGCTTGGCCAGAGATCTAGAGCTGGGGAGCATGAAGCTATGCGGAAAATAAAGAATGAGTTCATGACTCATTGGGATGGGTTACTAACAAAAGCAGGTGAAAAAATTCTTGTTCTTGCTGCTACCAATAGGCCATTTGACCTTGATGAAGCAATTATTAGGCGTTTTGAGAGAAG AATTATGGTTGGTTTACCATCAGTAGAGAACAGGGAAATGATCATGAAAACTCTACTGGCCAAGGAGAGAGTTGATGAAGGATTGGACTTCAAGGAGCTGGCGGCAATGACTGAAGGCTACTCTGGAAGTGATCTCAAG AATCTGTGCACTACTGCTGCATACCGGCCAGTTAGAGAGTTGATACAGCAAGAAAGAATCAAAGACTTG GATAAGAAACGCAGAGCTGAGGAAGCTAAGAATGCTGGAGTTGCTCCAGCTACAGATGAAGATAAGGAGGATAAAGTGATTACCATCCGACCTTTGAATATGGAAGACTTCAAACAAGCCAAAAATCAG GTTGCAGCTAGCTTTGCAGCTGGAGGATCAATAATGAGCGAGCTAAAACAATGGAATGAGGCATATGGCGAAGGAGGATCAAGGAAAAAGGAGCAGTTGTCTTATTTTCTGTAG
- the LOC107864283 gene encoding reticulon-like protein B4 has product MAEHEEHKVEEQHEESMMDKISEKLHFSNHHPSAPAPESSSDSDDEKKKVTSPPPAATSSSSSFGSKVRRLFGRERPVHKVFGGGKPADMFLWRNKKISAGFLGGATAIWVLFEVVEYHLLTLLCHGLMIALAGLFLWSNASTFIHKSAPHIPEVHIPEKPVLEFASALRNEVNRALAVMREIAAGKDLKMFLMVIAGLWLASILGGCCDFLTLFYIIVVVLHTVPVLYEKYEDQVDAFAEKALHEFKKQYAVFDAKVLSKIPRGPLKDKKNA; this is encoded by the exons ATGGCGGAACACGAGGAGCACAAAGTGGAAGAGCAACATGAAGAGTCAATGATGGACAAAATCTCTGAAAAGCTTCACTTCAGTAACCATCATCCATCGGCGCCGGCGCCGGAGTCGTCTTCCGATTCCGATGATGAGAAGAAGAAGGTGACGTCACCTCCTCCGGCGGCGACGTCATCGTCTTCGTCGTTTGGGTCGAAGGTTCGTCGGCTTTTTGGTCGGGAACGTCCTGTTCACAAAGTCTTCGGTGGTGGTAAAC CTGCCGATATGTTCTTGTGGAGGAACAAGAAGATATCTGCAGGATTTCTCGGTGGGGCCACAGCTATCTGGGTTCTCTTTGAGGTAGTAGAATACCATTTGCTTACCTTGCTCTGTCATGGTTTGATGATTGCTCTGGCTGGATTGTTTTTGTGGAGCAATGCTAGCACCTTCATTCACAA ATCTGCACCACACATTCCGGAAGTTCACATCCCCGAGAAACCGGTGTTGGAATTCGCATCTGCTCTTAGGAATGAGGTCAATCGTGCCTTAGCAGTTATGAGGGAAATAGCAGCTGGAAAGGATCTGAAGATGTTCCTTATG GTCATTGCTGGCTTGTGGCTCGCGTCAATTTTGGGCGGTTGCTGTGATTTCTTGACCTTGTTCTACATAA TTGTTGTGGTTCTCCACACAGTACCTGTTCTGTACGAGAAATATGAGGATCAGGTGGACGCATTTGCTGAGAAAGCCTTGCACGAATTCAAGAAACAGTATGCCGTCTTTGATGCAAAGGTATTAAGTAAAATTCCTCGAGGTCCATTGAAAGATAAAAAGAATGCTTAG